A single Lolium perenne isolate Kyuss_39 chromosome 6, Kyuss_2.0, whole genome shotgun sequence DNA region contains:
- the LOC127305118 gene encoding autonomous transposable element EN-1 mosaic protein, which produces MQNSPLDHMHRSISSSSPKEKSALYTLVLCGPHVFQVASLLPDGTCEPAWTYNHYKFAKDNSKYSSVASRVVHEFWEFFTPATGKENECCEVVGKLLRKLIPEMHYEARVRCVINWYAQVKRIPLPKSNARLRLMTREQYNLVPPQWCASKKACYAQIVDDWVSPAFLESHRDAQRRRRLLVGGVHRQGPLAFGAYVEKQRKEKGEDVHEFDILCQSRMKKVVKEGESPWLNENFNNKRIAYCEKYKQVKGKDADPYKEPIDAEVAMLAGEGMKNGRLYIADGSVDTSSTPSLSQLRATRTSGKPGIETRIKPSVVMFNEMQAKWDEERRRAEEAERELAEVKATLQSHDERFASYDQLFAMLRAAGAPGMAGAPPLPPLPPLPPLSGPFGIPSAGSHNPSPQLDASPVTPAGSTSMPPPANPDLHSLRRQL; this is translated from the exons ATGCAAAACTCCCCGCTCGACCATATGCACAGAAGCATATCCAGCTCAAGCCCAAAGGAAAAAA GTGCCTTATACACGTTGGTTCTGTGCGGCCCTCACGTCTTCCAAGTGGCATCCTTGTTGCCTGATGGTACGTGTGAGCCCGCTTGGACCTACAACCACTACAAGTTCGCAAAGGATAATTCCAAGTACTCCAGCGTTGCTAGTCGAGTGGTGCATGAGTTTTGG GAGTTTTTCACTCCAGCTACAGGCAAAGAGAATGAATGCTGTGAGGTGGTGGGTAAGCTTTTACGCAAGCTTATCCCGGAAATGCACTACGAGGCGCGTGTGAGATGTGTGATCAACTGGTACGCGCAAGTGAAGAGGATTCCACTTCCGAAGTCCAATGCACGGCTAAGGCTTATGACACGCGAGCAATACAATTTG GTGCCTCCTCAGTGGTGCGCCTCCAAGAAAGCGTGCTATGCCCAAATAGTGGATGATTGGGTAAGCCCGGCGTTCCTTGAAAGTCACCGTGATGCGCAGAGAAGGCGTCGCCTCTTGGTAGGTGGAGTACACCGTCAGGGCCCCCTCGCCTTTGGTGCCTATGTGGAAAAACAG AGAAAGGAGAAGGGTGAAGATGTCCATGAATTTGATATTTTATGTCAGTCCCGGATGAAGAAGGTTGTGAAGGAGGGGGAGTCGCCGTGGCTCAACGAGAACTTCAACAATAAACGCATAGCGTACTGCGAGAAGTACAAGCAGGTGAAGGGTAAGGACGCTGACCCGTACAAGGAGCCCATCGATGCCGAGGTTGCTATGCTCGCGGGAGAAGGCATGAAGAATGGTCGATTATACATTGCGGATGGTTCCGTCGACACCAGTAGCACGCCTTCTTTGTCCCAACTCCGTGCTACCAGGACAAGCGGAAAGCCTGGTATAGAGACCCGTATTAAGCCTTCAGTAGTCATGTTCAACGAGatgcag GCTAAGTGGGATGAAGAGCGCCGTCGTGCCGAGGAGGCCGAGAGAGAACTTGCGGAAGTGAAGGCGACGTTGCAAAGCCACGACGAGAGGTTTGCTTCTTATGACCAGCTATTTGCG ATGTTGCGTGCAGCTGGTGCACCTGGTATGGCCGGcgcacctcctcttcctcctctcccACCTCTCCCTCCTCTTTCCGGGCCATTT GGGATCCCATCGGCTGGTTCTCACAACCCGTCGCCCCAGTTGGATGCAAGCCCTGTGACCCCAGCTGGTAGTACGAGCATGCCTCCGCCGGCTAATCCTGACCTTCACAGCCTAAGGAGGCAACTTT GA